The following proteins are co-located in the Piscirickettsia litoralis genome:
- a CDS encoding pyridoxal phosphate-dependent aminotransferase, with protein sequence MSIDIIPQVSTLKESATLAINQQAKTLRQQGQPVCHFGFGQSPFPVPDILQTALQEHADKKAYLPTQGLPELCSAISQFCQTHFDYNINPEQVFVGPGSKELLFQLLFLLEGDAFIPAPSWVSYGPQAKLLNKPVHYIQTQFKQRYCLQADEFEHALKNSNSPQNILILNSPNNPTGQIYSESNLKELAKVCKKYNVIVISDEIYSLTEYAGNSHQSITYYYPEKTIITNGLSKAFAAGGYRLGFTIIPTTMPKLHSALKIMISETYSAVSSPIQYAATILYNNSQQLTGHLKKCNSILRFISDYVSTRLKTIDINCWPGQGAFYLAANFNSYKEKLAKVNIHTSMDLCDHLLKHSHVACLPGCEFYLPKTELVLRLAIVDFDGEKLLKQLEHQEISAGLFPEIVAGCDRLEHFFNSL encoded by the coding sequence ATGAGCATTGATATTATTCCGCAAGTCAGTACACTCAAAGAATCCGCCACACTCGCCATCAACCAACAGGCAAAAACACTACGTCAACAAGGCCAACCCGTTTGTCATTTTGGTTTTGGTCAATCCCCTTTCCCAGTGCCCGATATATTGCAAACAGCATTACAAGAACATGCCGATAAAAAAGCTTATTTGCCCACACAAGGGCTACCCGAACTCTGTTCTGCAATCAGCCAATTTTGCCAGACTCACTTTGATTACAATATTAATCCAGAGCAGGTTTTTGTCGGTCCAGGAAGTAAGGAGCTACTATTTCAATTGTTGTTTTTACTTGAAGGGGATGCTTTTATTCCCGCCCCTAGTTGGGTCAGTTATGGGCCTCAAGCAAAACTACTCAATAAGCCTGTTCATTATATACAAACTCAATTTAAGCAACGCTATTGCTTGCAGGCCGATGAATTTGAACATGCACTGAAAAATTCTAACAGCCCCCAGAATATCCTGATTCTAAACAGTCCTAATAATCCAACAGGACAAATTTACTCAGAAAGCAATTTAAAAGAATTAGCGAAAGTTTGCAAAAAATATAATGTCATTGTTATCTCTGATGAGATTTATAGCCTAACTGAATACGCAGGAAACTCACACCAAAGTATTACTTATTACTATCCAGAAAAAACGATTATTACCAATGGGCTATCCAAAGCCTTTGCCGCAGGTGGTTATCGATTAGGCTTTACGATTATTCCAACAACCATGCCCAAATTACATTCCGCGCTAAAAATTATGATTAGCGAGACTTATAGCGCTGTTAGCAGCCCCATTCAATATGCTGCAACAATTTTGTACAATAATAGTCAACAACTCACAGGCCATTTAAAAAAGTGCAATAGTATTCTAAGGTTTATCAGCGACTATGTCAGCACACGCCTTAAAACGATTGATATCAATTGCTGGCCCGGCCAAGGCGCTTTTTATCTTGCAGCTAATTTTAATTCTTATAAAGAAAAATTAGCAAAGGTTAATATTCATACTTCAATGGACCTTTGTGATCATTTACTCAAGCACAGTCACGTCGCCTGTTTGCCTGGCTGTGAATTTTATTTACCAAAAACTGAGCTAGTATTGCGTTTAGCCATTGTTGACTTTGATGGTGAAAAACTATTAAAGCAGCTAGAGCATCAAGAAATTTCGGCAGGTTTATTCCCAGAAATAGTCGCCGGCTGTGATCGATTAGAACATTTTTTTAACTCTCTATAG